A portion of the Thunnus albacares chromosome 5, fThuAlb1.1, whole genome shotgun sequence genome contains these proteins:
- the LOC122982301 gene encoding P2Y purinoceptor 1-like: protein MNNTTCQRINFDFPSRFLPTVFILVFIVGLVANGWGFNYLLHNWKKLKIINVFVLNLGLADILYLLTLSFLMVCYFMKSKWIFGDTFCKITRFCFNLNLYGSIGFLTCISVYRYLAIVHPVRMMGKFTITHSVAISVMVWLLVSVQSLPDMLYTKTSGNKPGKCYDTTHKTYVEDYLKYSLGWTLTGFCLPLLITLGCYGHVIVILCRQNTTDKVLKKRCLRLLLILIVLFSVCYIPYHVLRNLNLWSRVLLEQKKCREWSNRVYIARGLVCLNSALNPLVYLHGNENITVQLRQLLQRACQMFRHPPPTDSGSVPMNQIID from the coding sequence ATGAATAACACAACTTGTCAACGTATCAACTTTGACTTTCCAAGCAGATTCCTGCCAACTGTTTTCATCTTAGTATTCATCGTTGGTCTGGTGGCTAATGGATGGGGATTTAACTATTTGCTGCATAACTGGAAAAAACTTAAGATcatcaatgtttttgttctgaaccTTGGTCTTGCAGATATTTTGTATCTGCTCACACTCTCATTTCTGATGGTGTGCTATTTTATGAAGAGTAAATGGATCTTTGGAGACACATTCTGCAAAATAACAAGATTCTGCTTCAACCTGAATTTATATGGCAGCATTGGATTCCTTACTTGTATAAGTGTGTACAGGTACCTAGCCATTGTCCATCCAGTGAGAATGATGGGGAAATTCACTATTACCCACTCTGTGGCTATTTCAGTGATGGTTTGGCTGTTGGTGAGCGTTCAAAGTCTTCCAGACATGCTCTACAccaaaacatctggaaacaAACCTGGGAAATGCTATGATACCACCCATAAGACATATGTTGAGGATTACTTGAAATACAGCCTCGGATGGACACTCACTGGGTTTTGTCTCCCATTACTCATCACACTGGGCTGCTATGGACATGTGATTGTCATTCTCTGCCGCCAAAATACCACTGATAAGGTACTGAAAAAGAGATGCTTGAGATTATTGCTCATCTtgattgttctcttctctgtttgttacATCCCCTATCATGTGTTGAGGAACCTCAACCTCTGGTCAAGAGTTTTATTAGAACAGAAGAAATGCCGTGAATGGTCTAATAGAGTTTACATTGCTCGTGgacttgtgtgtctgaacagtgCTCTCAACCCTCTGGTTTATCTTCatggaaatgaaaatattacTGTTCAGCTCAGACAGCTGCTCCAGCGAGCTTGTCAGATGTTCAGACATCCACCTCCAACAGACTCTGGTAGTGTGCCCATGAATCAAATCATAGATTAG
- the LOC122982638 gene encoding P2Y purinoceptor 1-like codes for MNNTKCVSFDFTHRFLPPVYTLVFIVGLVANGWGLKYLLHNWKKPGDINVFLLNLSLADILYLLTLPFLMVYYFKDRRWIFGDAFCKITRFCFNLNLHGSIGFLTCISVYRYLAIVHPLRVRGRLTVTHSVAISVMVWLLVSVQSLPDMFYTKTAENVTECDETTNKTYVKDYLKYSLGCTLTGFCIPFLITLGCYGHVIVVLCRRNTTDKVQKQRSLKLLFILIVLFSVCYIPDHVFRNLNLWSRVLTYQGICHEWSNGVYIVHQISRGLVCLNSALNPLVYLHGHEDIRSQLRQLLQRACHMFRRPPPTDSGSVPMNRIKDEV; via the coding sequence ATGAATAACACAAAATGTGTCAGCTTTGactttacacacagattcctgCCTCCTGTTTACACCTTAGTATTCATCGTTGGTCTGGTGGCTAATGGATGGGGACTGAAGTATTTGCTGCACAACTGGAAGAAACCGGGGGAcatcaatgtttttcttctgaACCTTAGTCTTGCAGATATTTTGTATCTGCTCACTCTCCCATTTCTGATGGTGTACTATTTTAAGGACAGAAGATGGATCTTTGGAGATGCATTCTGCAAGATAACAAGATTCTGCTTCAACCTGAATTTACATGGCAGCATTGGATTCCTTACTTGTATAAGTGTGTATAGGTACCTGGCCATTGTCCATCCATTGAGAGTGAGGGGAAGATTAACTGTCACCCACTCTGTGGCTATTTCAGTCATGGTTTGGCTGTTGGTGAGTGTTCAAAGTCTTCCAGACATGTTCTACACCAAGACAGCTGAAAACGTGACTGAATGCGACGAAACCACCAATAAGACATATGTTAAGGATTACCTGAAATACAGCCTCGGATGTACACTTACTGGGTTTTGTATCCCATTCCTCATCACACTGGGATGCTATGGACATGTGATTGTTGTTCTCTGCCGCAGAAATACCACTGACAAGGTACAGAAACAGAGAAGTTTGAAGTTGTTGTTCATCTtgattgttctcttctctgtttgttacATCCCCGATCATGTATTCAGGAACCTCAACCTCTGGTCGAGAGTTCTTACCTATCAGGGGATATGCCATGAATGGTCTAATGGAGTCTACATTGTTCATCAGATAAGTCGTGgacttgtgtgtctgaacagtgCTCTCAACCCTCTGGTTTATCTTCATGGACATGAAGATATTCGTTCTCAGCTCAGACAGCTGCTCCAGCGAGCTTGTCATATGTTCAGACGTCCACCTCCAACAGACTCTGGTAGTGTGCCCATGAATCGAATCAAAGATGAAGTGTAA
- the LOC122982842 gene encoding P2Y purinoceptor 1-like, producing the protein MNYTSCQRINFDFPSRFLPTVFILVFIVGLVANGWGFNYLLHNWKKLKIINVFVLNLGLADILYLLTLPFLMVYYFMKSKWIFGDAFCKITRFCFNLNLYGSIGFLTCISVYRYLAIVHPVRMMGRLTVTHSVAISVMVWLLVSVQSLPDMLYTKTSGNKPGKCYDTTHKTYVEDYLKYSLGWTLTGFCLPLLITLGCYGHVIVILCRQNTTDKVLKKRCLRLLLILIVLFSVCYIPYHVLRNLNLWSRFLLEQKKCREWSNRVYIARQISRGLVCLNSALNPLVYLHGNEKITAQLRQLLQRARQMFRHPPPTDSGSVPMNQITD; encoded by the coding sequence ATGAATTACACATCTTGTCAACGTATCAACTTTGACTTTCCAAGCAGATTCCTGCCAACTGTTTTCATCTTAGTATTCATCGTTGGTCTGGTGGCTAATGGATGGGGATTTAACTATTTGCTGCATAACTGGAAGAAACTTAAGATcatcaatgtttttgttctgaaccTTGGTCTTGCAGATATTTTGTATCTGCTCACACTCCCATTTCTGATGGTGTACTATTTTATGAAGAGTAAATGGATCTTTGGAGATGCATTCTGCAAAATAACAAGATTCTGCTTCAACCTGAATTTATATGGCAGCATTGGATTCCTTACTTGTATAAGTGTGTACAGGTACCTGGCCATTGTCCATCCAGTGAGAATGATGGGAAGATTAACTGTCACCCACTCTGTGGCTATCTCAGTCATGGTTTGGCTGTTGGTGAGCGTTCAAAGTCTTCCGGACATGCTCTACAccaaaacatctggaaacaAACCTGGGAAATGCTATGATACCACCCATAAGACATATGTTGAGGATTACCTGAAATACAGCCTCGGATGGACACTCACTGGGTTTTGTCTCCCATTACTCATCACACTGGGCTGCTATGGACATGTGATTGTCATTCTCTGCCGCCAAAATACCACTGATAAGGTACTGAAAAAGAGATGCTTGAGATTATTGCTCATCTtgattgttctcttctctgtttgttacATCCCCTATCATGTGTTGAGGAACCTCAACCTCTGGTCAAGATTTTTATTAGAACAGAAGAAATGCCGTGAATGGTCTAATAGAGTCTACATTGCTCGTCAGATAAGTCGTGgacttgtgtgtctgaacagtgCTCTAAACCCTCTGGTTTATCttcatggaaatgaaaaaattacTGCTCAGCTCAGACAGCTACTCCAGCGAGCTCGTCAGATGTTCAGACATCCACCTCCAACAGACTCTGGTAGTGTGCCCATGAATCAAATCACAGATTAG
- the LOC122982829 gene encoding P2Y purinoceptor 1-like — protein sequence MNNTSCQHVSFDFTSRFLPPVFILVFIVGLVANGWGLKSLLHNWKKLKIINVFVLNLGLADILYLLTLPFLMVYYFMKSTWIFGDAFCKITRFCFNLNLYGSIGFLTCISVYRYLAIVHPVRMMGRLTITHSVAISIMVWLLVSIQSLPDMFYTKTSGNKPGKCYDTTHSRYVEDYLKYSLGWTLTGFCLPFLITLGCYGHVIVILCRRNTIDKVQKKRSLKLLLILIVLFSVCYIPYHVLKNLILWSRVLSKQHKCREWSNGVYIAHQISRGLVCLNSALNPLVYLHGNEDIRSQLRQLLQRARQMFRHPPPTDSGSVPMTELTDEV from the coding sequence ATGAATAACACATCTTGTCAACATGTCAGCTTTGACTTTACAAGCAGATTCCTGCCTCCTGTTTTCATCTTAGTATTCATTGTTGGTCTGGTAGCTAATGGATGGGGACTGAAGTCTTTGCTGCACAACTGGAAGAAACTTAAGATcatcaatgtttttgttctgaaccTTGGTCTTGCAGATATTTTGTATCTGCTCACACTCCCATTTCTGATGGTGTACTATTTTATGAAGAGTACTTGGATCTTTGGAGATGCATTCTGCAAGATAACAAGATTCTGCTTCAACCTGAATTTATATGGCAGCATTGGATTCCTTACTTGTATAAGTGTGTACAGGTACCTGGCCATTGTCCATCCAGTGAGAATGATGGGAAGATTAACTATTACCCACTCTGTGGCTATTTCAATCATGGTTTGGCTATTGGTGAGCATTCAAAGTCTTCCGGACATGTTCTACAccaaaacatctggaaacaAACCTGGGAAATGCTATGATACCACCCATAGCAGATATGTTGAGGATTACCTGAAATACAGCCTCGGATGGACACTCACTGGGTTTTGTCTGCCATTCCTCATCACACTGGGCTGCTATGGACATGTGATTGTCATTCTCTGCCGCAGAAATACCATTGACAAGgtacaaaaaaagagaagtttgaagttgttgttgatcttgattgttctcttctctgtttgttacATCCCCTATCATGTATTGAAGAACCTCATCCTCTGGTCAAGAGTTTTATCAAAACAGCATAAATGCCGTGAATGGTCTAATGGAGTCTACATTGCTCATCAGATAAGTCGTGgacttgtgtgtctgaacagtgCTCTAAACCCTCTGGTTTATCTTCATGGAAATGAAGATATTCGTTCTCAGCTCAGACAGCTGCTCCAGCGAGCTCGTCAGATGTTCAGACATCCACCTCCAACAGACTCTGGTAGTGTGCCCATGACAGAACTCACAGATGAAgtttaa
- the LOC122982302 gene encoding P2Y purinoceptor 1-like, with the protein MNNTTCQRVNFDFPRRFLPPVFILVFIVGLVANGWGLKSLLYNWKKLGDINVFVLNLGLADILYLLTLPFLMVYYFKEEIWIFGDTFCKITRFCFNLNLHGSIGFLTCLCVYRYLAIVHPMRARGRLTVTHSVAISVMVWLVVSVQSLPDMFYTKTSEKKTECYETTIDKYVEDYLKYSLRCTLTGFCIPFLITLGCYGHVIVVLCRRNTTDEVLKRRSLKLLFILIVLFSVCYIPDHVFKNLNLWSRLLSKQHKCHEWSNGVYIVRQISRGLVCLNSALNPLVYLHGNEHIPAELRQLLQRARQMFRRPPPTDSGSVPMNQIKDEE; encoded by the coding sequence ATGAATAACACAACTTGTCAACGTGTCAACTTTGACTTTCCAAGGAGATTCCTGCCTCCTGTTTTCATCTTAGTATTCATCGTTGGTCTGGTGGCTAATGGATGGGGACTGAAGTCTTTGCTGTACAACTGGAAGAAACTGGGGGacatcaatgtttttgttctgaaccTTGGTCTTGCAGATATTTTGTATCTGCTCACACTCCCATTTCTGATGGTGTACTACTTTAAGGAGGAGATTTGGATCTTTGGAGACACATTCTGCAAGATAACAAGATTCTGCTTCAACCTGAATTTACATGGCAGCATTGGATTCCTtacttgtttatgtgtgtacagGTACCTGGCCATTGTCCATCCAATGAGAGCGAGGGGAAGATTAACTGTCACCCACTCTGTGGCTATTTCAGTCATGGTTTGGCTGGTGGTGAGTGTCCAAAGTCTTCCAGACATGTTCTACACCAAGACATCTGAAAAAAAGACTGAATGCTACGAAACCACCATTGATAAATATGTTGAGGATTACCTGAAATACAGCCTCAGATGTACACTTACTGGGTTTTGTATCCCATTCCTCATCACACTGGGCTGCTATGGACATGTGATTGTTGTTCTCTGCCGCAGAAATACCACTGACGAGGTACTGAAAAGGAGAAGTTTGAAGTTGTTGTTCATCTtgattgttctcttctctgtttgttacATCCCCGATCATGTGTTCAAGAACCTCAACCTCTGGTCAAGACTTCTGTCCAAACAGCATAAATGCCATGAATGGTCTAATGGAGTCTACATTGTTCGTCAGATAAGTCGCGgacttgtgtgtctgaacagtgCTCTAAACCCTCTGGTTTATCTTCATGGAAATGAACATATTCCTGCTGAGCTCAGACAGCTGCTCCAGCGAGCTCGTCAGATGTTCAGACGTCCACCTCCAACAGACTCTGGTAGTGTGCCCATGaatcaaataaaagatgaagagtaa
- the LOC122982907 gene encoding P2Y purinoceptor 1-like: MNNTSCQRINFDFPSRFLPTVFILVFIVGLVANGWGLNYLLHNWKKLKIINVFVLNLGLADILYLLTLPFLMVYYFMKSTWIFGDTFCKITRFCFNLNLYGSIGFLTCISVYRYLAIVHPVRMMGKFTITHSVAISVMVWLLVSVQSLLDIFYIKTFGNKPGKCYDTTNDTYVEDYLKYSLGWTLTGFCLPFLITLGCYGHVIVILCRKNTIDKVQKQRSLKLLFILIVLFIVCYIPYHVLRNLNLWSRALLKQKKCREWSNRVYIARQISHGLVCLNSALNPLVYLHGNEDITAQLRQLLQQARQMFRHPPPTDSGSVPMNQITD; this comes from the coding sequence ATGAATAACACATCTTGTCAACGAATCAACTTTGACTTTCCAAGCAGATTCCTGCCAACTGTTTTCATCTTAGTATTCATTGTTGGTCTGGTAGCTAATGGATGGGGACTGAACTATTTGCTGCATAACTGGAAGAAACTTaagattatcaatgtttttgttctgaaccTTGGTCTTGCAGATATTTTGTATCTGCTCACACTCCCTTTTCTGATGGTGTACTATTTTATGAAGAGTACTTGGATCTTTGGAGATACATTCTGCAAGATAACAAGATTCTGCTTCAACCTGAATTTATATGGCAGCATTGGATTCCTTACTTGTATAAGTGTGTACAGGTACCTGGCCATTGTCCATCCAGTGAGAATGATGGGAAAATTCACTATTACCCACTCTGTGGCTATCTCAGTCATGGTTTGGCTGTTGGTGAGCGTTCAAAGTCTTCTGGACATCTTCTACATCAAGACATTTGGAAACAAACCTGGGAAATGCTATGATACCACCAATGATACATACGTTGAGGATTACCTGAAATACAGCCTCGGATGGACACTCACTGGGTTTTGTCTCCCATTCCTCATCACACTGGGCTGCTATGGACATGTGATTGTCATTCTCTGCCGCAAAAATACCATTGACAAGGTACAGAAACAGAGAAGTTTGAAGTTGTTGTTCATCTTGattgttctcttcattgtttgTTACATCCCTTATCATGTATTGAGAAACCTCAACCTCTGGTCAAGAGCTTtattaaaacagaagaaatgccGTGAATGGTCTAATAGAGTCTACATTGCTCGTCAGATAAGTCATGgacttgtgtgtctgaacagtgCCCTCAACCCTCTGGTTTATCTTCATGGAAATGAAGATATTACTGCTCAGCTCAGACAGCTGCTCCAGCAAGCTCGTCAGATGTTCAGACATCCACCTCCAACAGACTCTGGTAGTGTGCCCATGAATCAAATCACAGATTAG